The DNA region AAACGAGTCCTCGTCGAGCAACGCGAGGATGCGCTCGCGTGCGGTGAGCTTGCCTTTGGCGTGCACCTTCTCCACGGCGGCCTCACCGACCGGGTGCAGGGCCTCCTCGGCGCGCTGGCGCAAGTCGGCCAGCTTGCCGGCGGTGGTGTGGATGTCGATCTCGGGGGCGGCGCCGGGCGTCGAAGAAGATTCAGTCACGCTGGTCATAACAGGTGATGCTAACGGCGTGATGTCTGCGCGTCGCGACCGACCCTTATTAAGCCCTTAAGAACTGTGGTCGGACCCTCGGGCGCGGCGGTCTGAGTAGGTGATTGGTAGCCTGCGGTCAACCGCCGACGGCGCTAGGGGAGGGCTCGGCTTATCACTCGCAGACACCGCCTGCGGCCAGGTCGGCTGCGCACCTGGCTTGCGGTGATCGCGCTGGGCTACGCCGTGCTCGCCCTGGTAATGCGCACGCTGCCGTTGGCCAGCAACATCGCGCTGCTCATCGCGGTGAGTGCGCCCTACGCCGTGCTGGTGGCGGTGGTCGTGTTTGTGGTTGCGCTGCTGCGCCGCCGGGTGGTGCTGTCCCTGGTGGCGGTGGTGCTGGTGGCGGTAAGCCTTGGTGTGCAGCTGAATTGGTACTTCGGAAACCGGGTTACCGATCCGGTCGACGGGGTGCAGATTCGGGTTCTGTCGGCCAACCTGCGGGAGGGACGTGCCGATATCGCATCGCTGGTCGATCTTGCCAACGACGGCGCCGATGTCCTGGCGTTCTCGGAATTGACCCCGGACTGGGTGCGGCAGTTCTATGCGGCCGGAATGCGCAAGGCGTTCCCGCATTCGCTGCTGGTGCCTGCGCCAGGGGCGGGGGGAATCGGGATCTGGAGCCGCTACCCGCTGAAGCGGATCGCACCGCTCAAAGGTGGAAGCATGATCGTGGCCCGGGCTGACATTCCTGGCTTGCCGACTGGAACCATCGTGGCCGCAGTGCACGTGATGAACCCGCT from Mycobacterium sp. SMC-4 includes:
- a CDS encoding endonuclease/exonuclease/phosphatase family protein; amino-acid sequence: MIALGYAVLALVMRTLPLASNIALLIAVSAPYAVLVAVVVFVVALLRRRVVLSLVAVVLVAVSLGVQLNWYFGNRVTDPVDGVQIRVLSANLREGRADIASLVDLANDGADVLAFSELTPDWVRQFYAAGMRKAFPHSLLVPAPGAGGIGIWSRYPLKRIAPLKGGSMIVARADIPGLPTGTIVAAVHVMNPLTFYGRAFDEWRSGITAVRARMADLAEIAGAAPVLIAGDFNSTPDLRQFRDLLDQGYRDAGAQTGSGWGPTFPSTRWIPPLVTIDHILTRHAQVTSLRTVVIPRSDHRALLATLVAPITT